From the Oxyura jamaicensis isolate SHBP4307 breed ruddy duck chromosome 31 unlocalized genomic scaffold, BPBGC_Ojam_1.0 oxy31_random_OJ73, whole genome shotgun sequence genome, one window contains:
- the PA2G4 gene encoding proliferation-associated protein 2G4, with translation MIMEETGKIFKKEKEMKKGIAFPTSISVNNCVCHFSPLKSDQDYILKDGDLVKIDLGVHVDGFIANVAHSFVIDASKENPVSGRKADVIKAAHLCAEAALRLVKPGNQNTQVTDTWNKIAHSFHCTPIEGMLSHQLKQHVIDGEKTIIQNPTDQQKKDHEKAEFEVHEVYAVDVLVSSGEGKAKDAGQRTTIYKRDPSKQYGLKMKTSRAFFSEVERRFDTMPFTLRAFEDEKKARMGVVECAKHELLQPFNVLYEKEGEFVAQFKFTVLLMPNGPMRITSGPFEPELYKSEFEVQDGELKALLQSSASRKTQKKKKKKASKNAENATTGETAEENEAGD, from the exons ACTTCTCCCCCTTGAAGAGCGACCAGGACTACATCCTCAAAGACGGAGACTTGGTCAAAAT CGACCTGGGAGTCCACGTGGATGGCTTCATAGCGAATGTAGCACACAGTTTTGTCATAGACGCCTCCAAG GAAAACCCCGTGTCGGGCCGCAAAGCCGATGTCATCAAGGCAGCTCACCTCTGTGCTGAAGCCGCTCTGCGCTTGGTGAAGCCCGGAAACCAG AACACGCAGGTGACAGACACGTGGAACAAAATAGCCCACTCGTTTCACTGCACGCCGATCGAAG GGATGCTGTCGCACCAGCTGAAGCAGCACGTGATCGATGGAGAGAAAACGATCATCCAGAACCCTACAGACCAGCAAAA GAAGGACCAcgaaaaagcagaatttgaggTCCACGAAGTTTACGCTGTCGATGTTCTTGTCAGCAGCGGAGAGGGAAAG GCCAAGGACGCTGGGCAGAGAACTACCATTTACAAAAGGGACCCCTCCAAACAGTACGGCTTGAAGATGAAAACCTCCCGTGCCTTTTTCAGCGAGGTGGAGAGGCGCTTTGACACTATGCCATTCACTCTCAG GGCATTTGAGGATGAGAAGAAGGCCAGGATGGGGGTGGTGGAATGCGCCAAACACGAGCTGCTCCAGCCTTTCAACGTCCTCTACGAAAAGGAAG GGGAGTTCGTTGCACAGTTCAAATTCACAGTGCTCCTAATGCCCAACGGCCCCATGAGGATAACGAGCGGCCCCTTCGAGCCTGAGCTCTACAAGTCGGAGTTTGAGGTGCAAGATGGAGAACTGAAG GCCCTTCTACAAAGTTCTGCAAGCCGGAAGAcccagaaaaagaagaaaaagaag GCCTCCAAGAACGCAGAGAATGCCACCACGGGAGAGACGGCGGAGGAGAACGAGGCTGGCGACTGA